A DNA window from Aminipila luticellarii contains the following coding sequences:
- a CDS encoding amino acid ABC transporter substrate-binding protein, whose amino-acid sequence MKKLFTILLTIALVFGMLTGCGKTEQKEGSSSELTGWDYIKDKGELVIGLDDAFAPMGFRDEAGNLVGFDIDLANAVAEQLGVKATFKPIDWNAKDMELKSKRIDCVWNGMSVTDERMEKMALTDKYLNNKIIVMAKDDTIKVEKAADLAKYNVGTQADSSALEVLKANPDYDKFADKVSEYKTYDEALMDMKAGRIDCIAVDQVLGEYKNSKLSKKMVVCDYNFGDDYYAIGCRKEDKDVAAKITEGLDAVIKSGKAEEISNKWFGRNIVILEGYDK is encoded by the coding sequence ATGAAGAAATTATTTACAATTTTACTTACAATAGCCTTAGTATTCGGAATGCTCACTGGATGTGGAAAAACAGAACAGAAAGAGGGAAGCAGCTCAGAGCTGACCGGATGGGACTACATAAAGGACAAGGGTGAATTGGTAATCGGACTGGATGATGCGTTTGCCCCAATGGGATTTCGTGATGAGGCAGGAAATCTGGTCGGTTTTGATATTGATCTTGCCAATGCGGTAGCCGAACAGCTGGGCGTTAAAGCTACATTTAAGCCAATAGACTGGAATGCAAAGGACATGGAATTAAAGTCAAAAAGAATCGACTGTGTCTGGAACGGGATGTCTGTAACAGATGAAAGAATGGAAAAAATGGCTTTGACCGATAAGTATTTAAACAATAAGATCATCGTAATGGCAAAAGATGACACGATTAAAGTTGAAAAAGCCGCAGATCTGGCAAAGTACAATGTTGGAACACAGGCGGATTCTTCGGCTCTTGAGGTATTGAAGGCAAATCCGGATTATGATAAATTTGCTGACAAGGTTTCTGAGTATAAAACGTATGATGAGGCTCTCATGGATATGAAAGCTGGTCGAATTGACTGCATTGCGGTAGATCAGGTCTTAGGAGAATACAAAAATTCAAAATTAAGCAAGAAAATGGTGGTATGCGACTATAACTTTGGTGACGACTATTATGCCATCGGATGCCGTAAGGAAGATAAGGATGTAGCGGCTAAAATAACAGAAGGACTCGATGCTGTAATAAAGAGCGGAAAAGCCGAAGAAATCAGCAATAAGTGGTTTGGACGAAACATCGTTATATTGGAAGGGTATGATAAATAA
- a CDS encoding glutamine--tRNA ligase/YqeY domain fusion protein, producing MADMDKKVRSEAAETQTASNFIHNIIDKDLETQKYGDRVYTRFPPEPNGYLHIGHAKSICLNFSTAQKYGGKCNLRYDDTNPIKEDMEYVDSIEEDVKWLGFQWDKRLWASDYFDKMYEAAVDLIKKGKAFVCDLNAEQIREYRGTLKEPGKESPYRNRSIEENLALFEEMRDGKYADGEKVLRAKIDMASPNINLRDPVIYRIAHTSHHNTGDKWCIYPMYDFAHPIEDAIEGITHSICTLEFEDHRPLYEWVLHALGWWEAPPQQIEFARLNLTNTVMSKRYLKAMVEDGTVESWDDPRMPTIAGLRRRGYTPEAVRDFCERIGVSKANSLVDIALLEHCVREDLKSKVQSRNVVENPIKIVLTNYPEDKTEELEIENNKEVPEMGSRKVPFSRELYVDGEDFMEVPVKKYFRLFPGNEVRFKGAYFITCNEVIKNEDGSIKELHCTYDPETKSGSGFEGRKVKGTIHWVDARTAVKIKIRQYDYLMIEDENGENIINPNSLKEIEAYAEPAVAGAEPGERFQFFRHGYYIADTKLSTDTEKVFNRIVDLKSSWKK from the coding sequence ATGGCTGACATGGACAAAAAGGTTCGCTCCGAAGCGGCAGAGACGCAGACAGCTTCCAATTTTATTCATAACATTATAGATAAAGATTTGGAAACTCAAAAGTATGGAGATAGGGTATACACAAGATTCCCTCCGGAACCAAATGGATATCTTCACATAGGACACGCTAAATCCATATGTTTAAATTTTTCAACAGCACAAAAGTATGGCGGAAAGTGCAATTTAAGATATGACGACACGAATCCGATCAAGGAGGACATGGAATACGTCGATTCCATCGAGGAAGATGTAAAATGGCTTGGATTTCAGTGGGATAAACGGCTTTGGGCCTCAGATTATTTTGATAAGATGTATGAAGCGGCTGTTGATCTCATAAAAAAGGGAAAGGCTTTTGTATGTGATTTAAATGCAGAGCAGATCAGAGAATATAGAGGAACCTTAAAAGAACCGGGAAAGGAAAGTCCTTACCGAAATCGAAGCATAGAAGAAAATCTGGCACTTTTTGAAGAGATGCGGGATGGCAAATATGCAGATGGGGAAAAGGTTCTCAGAGCTAAGATTGATATGGCTTCTCCAAATATTAATTTAAGAGACCCCGTTATATACCGAATCGCTCATACTTCACACCACAATACGGGAGATAAGTGGTGCATCTATCCAATGTATGATTTCGCTCATCCCATTGAAGATGCTATAGAAGGAATCACACATTCCATATGCACTTTGGAATTTGAGGATCACAGGCCTCTTTACGAGTGGGTGCTCCATGCACTGGGCTGGTGGGAAGCACCGCCGCAGCAGATTGAATTTGCCAGATTGAACCTTACCAATACGGTGATGTCCAAGAGATATTTGAAGGCTATGGTAGAAGATGGAACGGTAGAGAGCTGGGATGATCCCCGTATGCCGACCATTGCCGGATTGAGAAGGCGGGGCTATACGCCGGAAGCTGTAAGAGATTTCTGTGAAAGGATCGGTGTATCCAAAGCCAACAGCCTTGTGGATATAGCACTGCTGGAACACTGTGTCAGAGAAGATCTGAAGAGCAAGGTACAGAGCAGAAATGTTGTGGAAAATCCAATCAAAATAGTTCTGACCAATTATCCGGAAGACAAGACAGAAGAACTGGAAATTGAAAACAATAAAGAAGTGCCGGAGATGGGCAGCCGAAAGGTTCCTTTTTCCAGGGAGCTTTATGTGGACGGCGAGGACTTTATGGAAGTCCCTGTTAAGAAGTATTTCAGGCTGTTTCCGGGGAATGAAGTCCGGTTTAAAGGAGCATACTTTATTACCTGCAATGAGGTCATAAAAAATGAAGATGGCAGTATCAAGGAGCTTCACTGTACGTATGATCCTGAGACGAAAAGCGGAAGCGGATTTGAGGGCCGTAAGGTCAAAGGAACCATCCATTGGGTAGATGCCAGAACGGCAGTTAAAATTAAGATTCGCCAGTATGATTATCTGATGATCGAAGATGAAAACGGCGAAAATATTATAAACCCGAATTCATTAAAAGAAATTGAAGCCTATGCGGAACCTGCCGTTGCCGGAGCAGAACCCGGAGAACGTTTCCAGTTCTTCAGGCATGGCTATTATATTGCGGATACAAAGCTTTCAACTGATACGGAAAAAGTATTTAACAGGATTGTAGATCTGAAGAGCTCCTGGAAGAAATAA
- a CDS encoding amino acid ABC transporter permease, whose product MNQFLYQLTETMNYVGVLMPTLLQGAWVTVKLFAFTLILSLPLGLPFALGSNSKFAPFRWISKTYIWIFRGTPLMLQLFFFYFFIPIVMDLRLDAFTTAVITFVLNYASYLAEIYRGGIESIDKGQYEAAQSLGLSRRQTMFGIILPQTIKRVLPAVSNEAITLIKDTALVSVLSVGELLKASSSAVNRDVNATAFAIAAIIYLIFTFLLTLLTGYLEKHYSKYEGKEVQTVNEKRRSGIWKIFCK is encoded by the coding sequence GTGAATCAATTTTTATATCAGCTGACAGAGACTATGAACTATGTGGGCGTTTTAATGCCTACGTTATTGCAAGGAGCTTGGGTAACCGTCAAGCTCTTTGCTTTTACGTTAATTTTGTCTCTGCCTTTAGGTCTGCCTTTCGCACTTGGCAGCAACAGTAAATTTGCACCTTTCAGGTGGATTTCAAAAACATATATCTGGATATTTCGAGGAACCCCTTTAATGCTCCAGTTGTTTTTCTTCTATTTTTTCATTCCTATTGTTATGGATTTAAGATTAGATGCTTTTACGACTGCGGTCATTACTTTTGTTCTGAATTATGCTTCTTATCTGGCAGAAATATACAGAGGCGGTATCGAAAGTATCGATAAAGGACAGTATGAGGCGGCTCAGTCTTTGGGTCTGAGCAGGAGGCAAACTATGTTTGGCATCATACTTCCTCAGACGATAAAAAGAGTATTGCCTGCAGTATCCAATGAAGCGATCACTCTTATAAAGGATACCGCATTAGTTTCCGTACTTTCGGTAGGAGAATTGCTGAAAGCATCAAGCAGTGCAGTAAACCGAGACGTAAATGCGACGGCTTTTGCTATTGCAGCAATTATATACTTAATATTTACTTTCCTGCTGACATTACTAACAGGATATCTTGAAAAGCATTATTCAAAATACGAAGGCAAAGAAGTTCAGACTGTCAACGAAAAAAGGAGGAGCGGCATATGGAAGATATTTTGCAAATGA
- the truA gene encoding tRNA pseudouridine(38-40) synthase TruA, which translates to MKNILLTIEYDGTLFSGWQRQPEKRTVQGELERVLGIVCRCPVQLNGTSRTDAGVHALGQRASFKGDFGIPTDRLMLAANNILAGGMNAVGKAGDLRILSAEEVPEDFHARFDAKGKKYVYKILNCQETQIFRRNQYYQVRKELNADAMRRAAGYITGTHDFKCFQSAGGQEKKTTVRTVYELNIIEGKTEAGQRTLSIEIKGDGFLYNMVRIITGTLVEVGLGKLSPEALPDILKSGQRQKAGHTAPPQGLYLSKVYYDLEDLAGL; encoded by the coding sequence ATGAAAAATATTTTGCTTACAATAGAATATGACGGAACGCTGTTTTCCGGATGGCAGAGACAGCCGGAAAAACGGACCGTTCAAGGTGAATTGGAACGGGTACTGGGTATCGTGTGCAGATGCCCCGTACAACTCAATGGAACCAGCAGAACCGATGCAGGTGTTCATGCCTTAGGGCAGCGAGCCAGCTTTAAAGGAGATTTTGGAATTCCGACGGACCGGCTGATGCTGGCTGCAAATAATATTTTAGCCGGCGGTATGAATGCTGTGGGAAAAGCAGGGGATCTGAGAATCCTTTCTGCAGAAGAAGTACCAGAGGACTTTCATGCCAGATTTGATGCAAAAGGGAAAAAATATGTATATAAAATCTTAAATTGTCAGGAAACACAAATTTTTAGAAGGAACCAATACTATCAGGTCAGAAAAGAACTGAATGCGGACGCTATGAGGCGTGCCGCCGGATATATTACAGGGACGCATGATTTTAAGTGTTTTCAGTCTGCGGGCGGTCAGGAAAAAAAGACAACCGTTCGGACGGTATATGAATTGAACATAATAGAAGGAAAAACAGAAGCCGGTCAAAGAACTCTTTCGATAGAGATCAAAGGAGACGGCTTTTTATATAATATGGTAAGAATCATTACCGGGACTCTGGTGGAGGTGGGCTTAGGAAAGCTTAGTCCGGAGGCTTTGCCCGACATTTTAAAATCAGGTCAGCGGCAGAAGGCCGGACATACGGCACCGCCCCAGGGACTATATTTATCAAAAGTGTACTACGACCTTGAAGATTTAGCAGGTCTTTGA
- a CDS encoding ATP-binding protein, giving the protein MLHKLKYILITIIILSLTFVCCMICYVSADGQLIYYEKSKNNLLNFNSTYDKVFYGLVSDAKEYIATGDASAKYKFTNDANDFISCNNANTNYLNFSDRGELSDFQLPDDHSTSADETLTTFSFDSKEQNMLLSYLNGYNQMLDIILSAVDQKDLSLFRSSTFYELYDAKIDLKNQYTAHYMDRIKEKEKNLQFFLHFISTFSIFIGTILALAVSKGVSLYLKNNQYNAYFNQLYSKAIENADVGMAIVDKHYKYEYMNATYKQLFNIQSPNPLGQTAFAVLPQEIAATLPSHSFAENKKNISLSYTYEGTMRYINYNCFAIFDDNDEPKFVTLIQDCTDSKRKDHELKQQLKEIEFFANAKSSFVANVSHEIKTPLNVICGMVHILKGTELTNKQNDILSKIHISSELLLNIINDVLDISKIQKSNFILYPSDFSLMNMLNESEEIFRPIIYNKGLEFIKDFKFPPDLCLSTDKTRLAQVLLNLINNACKFTTSGHIRLVIEQLDSQKNSVLLKFTLEDTGMGIDEEDIPKVFQEFEQLENHLTKQHQGTGLGLAICKHVVHAMGGDIWVESQKGTGSRFQFTIWTRTVDPALCDVSSTASGSLSVLNGEGHRVLVVEDTELNYEVTQNMLGDSHIICEHACDGQEAIDMCIKVPEDYYTLILMDIHMPNMDGYTAAEILKTEIGVTCPILALTATNIDAETKEKYKGIMDGFISKPFRYKEFYRALLPYFGSVQDSDSLSSSAESESPETPDNLNLAEAAKNLGCSEKQYIKHLTKFKTSYAHVDNDIQELLLDKNFTEAHRIAHSVKGLAGTLGLIPLQQVASELEEALKEESEKATTLLPMFRYELDGVCKEGSDCN; this is encoded by the coding sequence ATGCTGCACAAATTGAAGTATATTTTAATCACCATTATCATATTGTCCTTAACATTTGTATGCTGCATGATCTGCTATGTATCAGCAGACGGTCAGCTGATTTACTACGAGAAAAGTAAAAACAATCTTTTAAATTTTAACAGTACATATGATAAAGTATTTTACGGATTGGTTTCAGATGCAAAGGAGTATATCGCTACCGGCGACGCTTCTGCAAAATATAAATTTACAAATGATGCAAATGATTTTATCAGCTGTAACAACGCAAACACCAATTATCTGAATTTTTCTGACAGAGGAGAGCTCAGTGACTTCCAGCTCCCCGACGATCACAGCACCTCTGCGGATGAAACGCTTACGACGTTTTCTTTTGATTCTAAGGAACAGAATATGCTTTTATCCTATCTGAATGGATATAACCAGATGCTGGATATTATTCTATCCGCTGTAGATCAAAAAGACTTGTCTTTATTTCGCAGCAGCACATTTTATGAATTATATGACGCAAAGATTGACTTAAAAAATCAATATACAGCTCATTACATGGATCGTATCAAGGAGAAAGAAAAGAATTTACAGTTCTTCCTGCACTTTATATCCACTTTCTCCATTTTCATTGGTACAATACTCGCACTGGCTGTTTCAAAAGGAGTTTCGCTGTATTTAAAAAATAACCAGTACAACGCTTATTTTAACCAACTTTACAGTAAGGCCATTGAAAATGCCGACGTGGGTATGGCTATAGTGGACAAGCACTATAAATATGAATACATGAACGCGACGTATAAACAGCTTTTTAACATACAGTCGCCAAACCCACTGGGACAGACAGCTTTTGCGGTGCTTCCCCAAGAAATCGCGGCAACCCTGCCATCGCATTCTTTTGCGGAGAATAAGAAAAATATTTCGCTGTCCTATACCTACGAAGGAACCATGCGTTATATCAATTATAACTGCTTTGCCATCTTCGATGATAATGACGAGCCCAAATTTGTTACGCTGATACAAGATTGTACGGACAGCAAAAGAAAGGATCACGAATTAAAGCAGCAGCTAAAGGAGATTGAATTCTTCGCCAATGCAAAATCTTCATTTGTTGCCAACGTATCCCACGAAATCAAGACTCCGCTGAATGTTATCTGTGGAATGGTACATATCCTAAAAGGAACCGAGCTGACCAACAAGCAAAACGATATTTTATCAAAGATACATATATCCTCAGAGCTCCTCTTAAATATCATCAATGATGTTTTGGATATATCTAAGATACAAAAATCAAACTTTATTCTATACCCTTCAGATTTTAGCCTTATGAACATGCTCAATGAATCGGAGGAAATTTTCAGACCAATCATATATAATAAAGGGCTTGAGTTTATCAAGGATTTTAAATTTCCACCGGATTTATGTTTATCCACGGATAAGACCCGTTTGGCGCAGGTTCTCTTAAATTTAATAAACAATGCCTGCAAATTTACAACATCAGGGCATATCCGGCTCGTCATTGAACAGCTTGACAGTCAAAAAAATTCTGTTCTGTTAAAGTTTACACTGGAAGACACGGGCATGGGGATAGATGAAGAAGATATACCAAAGGTATTTCAAGAATTCGAGCAGCTGGAGAATCATTTGACAAAACAGCATCAGGGAACAGGTCTTGGACTGGCTATCTGCAAGCATGTGGTACATGCTATGGGCGGTGATATCTGGGTGGAAAGTCAGAAAGGCACCGGCAGCAGGTTTCAGTTTACCATTTGGACACGCACAGTGGATCCGGCTTTATGTGACGTTTCAAGCACAGCGTCCGGCTCCCTTTCTGTTTTGAACGGTGAAGGTCACCGCGTTCTGGTCGTGGAGGATACTGAATTAAATTATGAAGTGACGCAAAACATGCTGGGGGATTCTCACATTATCTGTGAACATGCCTGTGACGGGCAGGAAGCGATTGACATGTGCATCAAGGTTCCTGAGGATTACTATACGCTGATTCTCATGGACATCCATATGCCTAACATGGACGGTTATACCGCCGCTGAGATTCTGAAAACCGAAATCGGCGTTACGTGCCCTATACTGGCTTTAACGGCAACCAATATTGATGCTGAAACCAAAGAAAAATATAAAGGGATCATGGACGGATTCATTAGCAAGCCGTTCCGTTATAAAGAATTTTACAGAGCTCTGCTCCCATACTTCGGAAGTGTTCAGGACTCAGATTCGCTTTCCTCTTCTGCCGAGTCGGAAAGTCCGGAGACCCCTGACAATTTAAACCTTGCGGAAGCCGCCAAGAACTTAGGCTGCTCAGAGAAACAATATATAAAGCATTTAACAAAGTTTAAAACGTCTTATGCCCACGTTGACAATGATATTCAGGAACTGCTTCTGGACAAGAACTTTACGGAAGCGCACAGAATAGCCCATTCTGTAAAGGGTCTCGCCGGAACTTTAGGATTAATCCCCTTGCAGCAGGTTGCATCCGAATTAGAGGAGGCATTGAAAGAAGAATCGGAAAAAGCGACAACGCTTCTCCCAATGTTTAGATATGAGCTTGACGGAGTATGCAAAGAAGGCTCTGATTGTAATTAA
- a CDS encoding DUF4397 domain-containing protein, with protein MNNLTVPENNSLGYVRVFHAVPDAPNMDVYADDTLIAENLPYGSYTDYVHLDEGTYTIMLYETGQHRFPLLSNMLTVHSSDVFTVAVCGLLSSISFLAITDFNRLAGAVNAWVRLVHLSPDAPQLDLTQANTTFLFRNISFKQASSYSPISPEPHDLQIRMSRTTTTLLSLPDVAFESHTFYTVYAIGLISGMPAFQTVISEDSPMIK; from the coding sequence ATGAATAATTTAACGGTTCCTGAAAATAATTCTTTAGGCTACGTCCGCGTATTTCATGCTGTTCCCGATGCACCGAATATGGATGTATATGCGGACGATACATTAATTGCGGAAAATCTGCCCTATGGCAGCTACACAGATTACGTGCATCTGGATGAAGGTACCTATACGATAATGCTTTATGAGACAGGTCAGCACCGCTTCCCGCTGTTATCTAATATGCTAACTGTTCATTCCTCTGATGTTTTTACCGTCGCCGTTTGTGGTCTGCTAAGCAGCATCAGTTTTTTAGCAATCACAGATTTCAACAGGCTTGCAGGTGCGGTTAATGCATGGGTGCGCCTTGTACATTTGTCTCCGGACGCACCCCAGCTAGATCTGACACAGGCAAATACTACGTTTTTATTTCGAAATATTTCTTTTAAACAGGCCTCTTCCTATTCACCTATATCCCCTGAACCCCATGACCTGCAGATCAGGATGTCAAGAACCACTACAACGCTTCTGTCCCTGCCGGATGTTGCCTTTGAATCTCATACGTTTTATACCGTTTATGCCATAGGATTGATATCCGGCATGCCTGCATTTCAAACGGTTATATCCGAGGACAGTCCCATGATCAAATGA
- the coaBC gene encoding bifunctional phosphopantothenoylcysteine decarboxylase/phosphopantothenate--cysteine ligase CoaBC: MLTGKTVVLGVTGSIAAYKTAYLASALKKQHCDVHVIMTKNACEFITPLTFETLTGNKCLTDTFDRDFQFDVTHISIAKKADLIMIAPASANVIAKLAGGIADDMLTTTVLASKAIKLVSPAMNTNMYQSPITQDNLQKLRHYGFEIIHPATGLLACNDVGEGKMPEPAVLFEYILKHLALKKDLAGKKVLVTAGPTQEAIDPVRFITNHSTGKMGYALAKACMLRGAQVTLITGRTALEPPMFVEVMPITSSKEMYDAVCAKIQTADLVFKAAAVSDYTPSVTYENKVKKKDEDLSIPLTRTEDILKHLGSIKKKGQILCGFSMETENMLENSQAKLIKKNVDMIVANNLKVAGAGFGTDTNIVTIITKDGFEEFPIMSKFDTANEIVDAALRLYKESME; encoded by the coding sequence ATGCTAACAGGAAAAACCGTCGTTCTCGGCGTAACAGGCAGCATTGCTGCTTATAAAACGGCATATCTGGCAAGCGCTTTAAAAAAGCAGCACTGTGATGTGCACGTCATCATGACCAAAAACGCCTGTGAATTTATCACACCGCTTACATTTGAAACCCTTACAGGAAATAAATGCCTGACAGATACATTTGACCGGGATTTTCAGTTTGATGTCACGCATATATCTATTGCTAAAAAGGCGGATCTGATCATGATCGCACCGGCAAGTGCCAACGTCATAGCCAAACTGGCGGGAGGCATTGCAGATGATATGCTCACCACTACTGTCTTAGCCTCTAAAGCTATAAAACTAGTATCTCCTGCCATGAATACCAATATGTATCAGAGTCCTATCACTCAGGACAACCTGCAAAAATTACGGCATTACGGATTTGAAATCATTCATCCCGCCACCGGTCTGCTTGCTTGTAATGACGTGGGAGAAGGAAAAATGCCGGAGCCGGCAGTTCTTTTCGAATACATTTTAAAGCATCTGGCTTTGAAGAAGGATTTGGCAGGAAAAAAGGTTCTAGTAACGGCCGGACCTACACAGGAGGCCATAGATCCGGTGCGATTTATCACGAACCATTCTACAGGTAAAATGGGCTATGCTCTGGCAAAGGCTTGTATGCTCCGCGGGGCGCAGGTCACCTTAATCACCGGAAGAACAGCTCTGGAGCCCCCTATGTTCGTGGAAGTGATGCCTATCACCTCTTCCAAAGAAATGTATGATGCGGTATGTGCAAAAATTCAAACAGCCGATCTGGTGTTCAAGGCTGCTGCCGTATCGGACTACACACCATCCGTAACCTATGAAAATAAAGTAAAAAAGAAGGATGAAGATTTATCGATTCCTTTGACAAGGACGGAAGATATCCTGAAACATTTAGGTTCCATAAAAAAGAAGGGACAAATTCTATGCGGTTTCTCCATGGAGACTGAAAATATGCTGGAAAATTCCCAAGCAAAGCTGATTAAAAAAAATGTAGATATGATTGTGGCAAACAACCTAAAGGTAGCCGGTGCCGGGTTTGGAACAGATACCAACATTGTGACCATTATCACAAAGGATGGATTTGAAGAATTCCCTATTATGTCCAAATTTGATACGGCCAATGAAATCGTTGATGCGGCCTTAAGGCTCTATAAAGAATCTATGGAATAG
- a CDS encoding amino acid ABC transporter ATP-binding protein has protein sequence MLQMNDIVKEFAGCTALDHVNFSMKKGETVAIIGPSGSGKSTLLRCINCLERITSGSITLNGDTFAETKNGQRAAYLPDKALKNICAETGMIFQHFNLFPHMTCLENVCYAPVKVKKQSKADAQKRGRQLLDMVGLAHKEDAYPAQLSGGQKQRAAIARGLAMNPEIMLFDEPTSALDPEITGEVLNVMRKLSTAHTTMVIVTHEMGFAKEVADRVIFMDAGRIVEEGTAEEIFQNPKSSRLKEFLSSVLR, from the coding sequence ATTTTGCAAATGAACGACATCGTGAAAGAGTTTGCAGGATGTACGGCGTTGGATCACGTAAACTTCTCCATGAAAAAGGGGGAAACAGTGGCTATTATTGGTCCTTCCGGCTCAGGGAAAAGTACGCTTTTAAGGTGCATAAACTGCCTTGAAAGGATTACCAGCGGAAGTATTACACTGAATGGAGATACGTTTGCGGAAACAAAGAATGGTCAAAGGGCAGCGTATCTGCCAGATAAGGCATTAAAGAATATATGCGCAGAGACGGGAATGATCTTTCAGCACTTTAATCTTTTTCCGCATATGACTTGCTTAGAAAATGTGTGCTATGCTCCGGTCAAGGTAAAGAAACAGAGTAAAGCAGACGCCCAGAAAAGGGGACGTCAGCTTCTGGATATGGTAGGGCTTGCCCATAAGGAAGACGCTTATCCGGCACAGCTTTCAGGCGGACAGAAGCAAAGAGCAGCCATAGCCAGAGGACTTGCCATGAATCCTGAAATCATGTTGTTTGACGAACCAACAAGTGCTCTTGATCCGGAGATTACCGGAGAAGTTCTCAATGTTATGAGAAAATTATCAACAGCACATACGACCATGGTCATTGTGACTCATGAAATGGGGTTTGCCAAGGAGGTAGCGGATCGCGTCATATTCATGGATGCCGGAAGGATCGTTGAAGAAGGAACAGCCGAGGAGATATTTCAGAATCCCAAAAGCAGCAGATTAAAAGAATTTCTGAGTTCTGTACTGCGATAG
- the yhbY gene encoding ribosome assembly RNA-binding protein YhbY, whose protein sequence is MITSKQRSYLKSLAHSLEPSVYLGKGGLTENIIKEVDVNLEARELIKVKLQEGCSLEPKEVANQIAEELGADFVQAIGKKFTLYRESKENKQIELPRAKR, encoded by the coding sequence ATGATTACGAGTAAACAAAGAAGCTATCTGAAAAGTCTGGCTCATAGCCTGGAGCCATCCGTGTATTTGGGAAAGGGCGGACTGACAGAAAATATTATAAAGGAAGTTGATGTCAATCTGGAAGCCAGAGAACTGATAAAGGTCAAACTTCAGGAAGGCTGCAGCTTGGAACCGAAGGAGGTTGCCAATCAAATAGCAGAGGAGCTGGGTGCGGATTTCGTGCAGGCAATCGGAAAGAAATTTACACTGTACAGGGAATCGAAGGAAAACAAGCAGATCGAACTGCCGAGAGCCAAGAGATGA